A window from Solanum stenotomum isolate F172 chromosome 7, ASM1918654v1, whole genome shotgun sequence encodes these proteins:
- the LOC125870573 gene encoding uncharacterized protein LOC125870573, protein MQVFRKMKRVTVPFDDKTTKGRIIGRGQQADQISYHADDDALVFGLPDGVAENDSAFDHTQVSMYDSREVIEDVPIPVFCNIDLDLFQNSLSTTVTKALELFSFLKSNKPILQQNVMKYLRDFGYNSAICKTKWESSSGSVKGGNYEFIDVIRSDSSNQMITRYIIDLDFAAEFEIARPTNHYNWMLQSLRKVFVGKSEELKQILKVMSEAVRRSLRSKELHIPPWRKHGFMQNKWLGAYKRTTNILPSLNLPPLKQTDVVQCCSVGFNAAVNCY, encoded by the coding sequence ATGCAAGTTTTTCGTAAAATGAAGAGAGTCACTGTCCCGTTTGACGATAAGACGACGAAAGGTCGGATCATTGGACGTGGCCAACAAGCTGATCAAATCAGTTACCACGCCGATGATGATGCTCTCGTTTTTGGTTTGCCGGATGGTGTTGCAGAGAACGATTCAGCTTTTGATCACACGCAAGTATCAATGTACGATTCGAGAGAAGTGATTGAAGATGTGCCAATACCGGTCTTCTGTAATATCGATTTGGATTTATTCCAGAATTCTCTGTCGACTACGGTTACCAAGGCTTTGGAATTGTTTTCCTTTCTAAAGTCTAATAAGCCGATACTCCAGCAAAATGTAATGAAATATCTTAGGGATTTTGGTTATAATTCCGCTATATGCAAGACAAAATGGGAGAGTTCAAGTGGATCAGTTAAGGGCGGAAATTACGAATTCATTGATGTAATTAGATCGGATTCCTCCAATCAAATGATTACTCGTTACATCATCGACCTTGATTTTGCAGCAGAGTTCGAGATAGCAAGGCCTACGAATCACTACAATTGGATGTTGCAATCATTGCGGAAGGTTTTTGTAGGCAAAAGTGAAGAATTAAAGCAGATATTGAAGGTAATGAGCGAGGCTGTTAGGCGATCGTTGAGAAGCAAAGAGCTCCATATTCCTCCGTGGAGAAAACACGGCTTCATGCAAAACAAGTGGTTAGGTGCTTACAAAAGGACAACCAATATCCTGCCGTCTCTAAACTTACCGCCGTTGAAACAGACTGATGTTGTTCAGTGTTGCTCTGTTGGGTTTAATGCTGCTGTTAACTGCTATTAA